In the Desulfobulbaceae bacterium DB1 genome, GCTGAAGGAACGAAGAGGCCAAATAGGGTAGCCGGGGGATTCTCTTCCCCAGCCCCCACACCACCTAGCAAGCGCATGCGCAAAGGCGTGAACCTTTTCGTGTATGTCCCCTTTTCGTGGTGATATCTACTTGGTGGTCCGAAACAATGTATACCGTATTTCCAGATGGCGAAATTGATGACCAAGATATGGAGCAACTGAAAGAGCTTCTTGATGTCCTGGACCATCAATTGGATAAAAAATGGATAAAAAAGGGACAGATTTATTTTTGACATTCCTTTCGGCGGATGGTAAGTTTTTTTTATGCCACGTCGAGCCCGAATAGTTCTACCAAACTGTCCGCACCACATCATTCAGCGCGGTCACAACCGACAGGTGGTGTTTGCTGGAGATGCTGATTACCTGTATTACCTTGATAATCTCCGGGAATGGAAAATCGAGTTGGGATGTAAAGTTTACGCCTACTGCCTGATGACCAACCATGTCCATCTCGTTATCGATCCGGGAGATCAAGCTGAAAATCTGGGTCTGCTCATGAAACGGGTAGCTGGCCGCCAGACCCGCTATGTCAACAAGATGGAGAAACGGAGCGGTTCGCTCTGGGAAGGCCGTTTCAAATCAAGCCCGATCAATGCAAATGAATATCTGCTTGCCTGCTGCAGGTACGTGGAGTTGAATCCAGTACGTGCGGGTATGGTTGAAGACCCTTCTCAATATGCCTGGTCAAGTTGTCCTGCAAAGACCGGCATCAAAGAACAGTCATGGCTCGATCTCGATCTTTTCTATCTGGGCCTTGCTGATACTGCAAATGAAAGGGCTGAGAAGTACGCAAAATGGCTTTGTGGGACCGTTCCAGATGGGGAATGGAAATTGATCCGTGAGGCGACTCAACGGGGACAATTGACGGCGAACAGCAAGTTTGAAAAAGAAATTTCACGAAAATTGGGTCGCCGAATTGAATTGCGCGGCCCAGGACGGCCCAAGAAGAATAAAAAATAAATCTGTCCCCTTTTCGCTTTATTTCACATCTCAATTATATTGTTTAGTAATTCAAAAAATACGCGTCATATTTTCCTTGCTAAGTATTGCACCTAATAGAATAATGGCATTGTTGGGTTTGGAAGTATTGACTTTTATGTACGGATAAAAGCCAAAAGCGGGATTGACCACTTTTTTCAGTTTTCTTTTGCCGACTTCAAATACCGGTATGCATTTTGCTTTTATCGCTAACACCACAAATATGGCTATTGATAGAACGAATTCCGTCCAGTTAATAACTTGTTATGGCAGTAAACGGAGATCGTTGTGAGCAAGCCTGGCAGAAATGATTCTTGCCCCTGTGGTAGTGGTAAAAAATACAAGCGGTGCTGCATAGACAAAAAGCCACGCGAGCGCTCCGTAATGATTGGGTCTTCCGAGCCCCTTCGCGGTGTCTACTACGACAAAGAAAAAATGGAGTTTACCGGAATAACCCATGACAATCGTTTGATCAAGCCTGTCGTGACTTATTCGCAAACGCACTACGAAAGTGAGTCGGGAAAAGAAAGGGTCATCACTCGCATCCATGACAAGGTTGTGGACGGCGAACCTGATATCCTCCGGCACCTGTCTTCCACTTTTGACGTCATTGTAGCCATGGACACAAATACAAAAGAAATTGCGGGCGAGAGAATATCGGCATGTGGCATCGTTCACTGCATTCTGCAGCGTCTTCCTGATGCCGAGCGTGAAGGCTACTATGCGAGCTTTCCTTGGCAGAACACGCTCTTGTTTAGAAACTCCTCAGTCGTTCCCGATTTGGCCATGTTGCCCAACAAGCGCAAAGGACTAACAGCCGGTTTCGAGTTTTACCAGTGGCCCACCAGGGCCGATAGTGCCTCGTTGCCGCTTTCAGTGGCCAAACTGGCTGGATTATAGCCGATTTTGCTGTTTTTAGACAACACCGCTCCATTGCAGCTGCGGGCTAGCCCCGGCAAGCTTTCTGATCTTTGACAAACTATCCCCCCGGCCAGCCGCCGGCGACAGTTACTCCAGTTGCTGCAACTTGCCGCCCCGACCGACAACGGATAAAACGGATAAAAAGGGGACAGATTTATTTTTGACATTCCTTTTTCAGCGGAGGATAAAAAAGGGACAGATTTATTTTTGACATTCCTTTCGGCGGATGGTAAGTTTTTTTTATGCCACGTCGAGCCCGAATAGTTCTACCAAACTGTCCGCACCACATCATTCAGCGCGGTCACAACCGACAGGTGGTGTTTGCTGGAGATGCTGATTACCTGTATTACCTTGATAATCTCCGGGAATGGAAAATCGAGTTGGGATGTAAAGTTTACGCCTACTGCCTGATGACCAACCATGTCCATCTCGTTATCGATCCGGGAGATCAAGCTGAAAATCTGGGTCTGCTCATGAAACGGGTAGCTGGCCGCCAGACCCGCTATGTCAACAAGATGGAGAAACGGAGCGGTTCGCTCTGGGAAGGCCGTTTCAAATCAAGCCCGATCAATGCAAATGAATATCTGCTTGCCTGCTGCAGGTACGTGGAGTTGAATCCAGTACGTGCGGGTATGGTTGAAGACCCTTCTCAATATGCCTGGTCAAGTTGTCCTGCAAAGACCGGCATCAAAGAACAGTCATGGCTCGATCTCGATCTTTTCTATCTGGGCCTTGCTGATACTGCAAATGAAAGGGCTGAGAAGTACGCAAAATGGCTTTGTGGGACCGTTCCAGATGGGGAATGGAAATTGATCCGTGAGGCGACTCAACGGGGACAATTGACGGCGAACAGCAAGTTTGAAAAAGAAATTTCACGAAAATTGGGTCGCCGAATTGAATTGCGCGGTCCAGGAAGGCCCAAGAAGAATAAAATATAAATCTGTCCCCTTTTCGTGAAGTTTAATATTTCTTAT is a window encoding:
- a CDS encoding transposase encodes the protein MPRRARIVLPNCPHHIIQRGHNRQVVFAGDADYLYYLDNLREWKIELGCKVYAYCLMTNHVHLVIDPGDQAENLGLLMKRVAGRQTRYVNKMEKRSGSLWEGRFKSSPINANEYLLACCRYVELNPVRAGMVEDPSQYAWSSCPAKTGIKEQSWLDLDLFYLGLADTANERAEKYAKWLCGTVPDGEWKLIREATQRGQLTANSKFEKEISRKLGRRIELRGPGRPKKNKK
- a CDS encoding transposase, whose product is MPRRARIVLPNCPHHIIQRGHNRQVVFAGDADYLYYLDNLREWKIELGCKVYAYCLMTNHVHLVIDPGDQAENLGLLMKRVAGRQTRYVNKMEKRSGSLWEGRFKSSPINANEYLLACCRYVELNPVRAGMVEDPSQYAWSSCPAKTGIKEQSWLDLDLFYLGLADTANERAEKYAKWLCGTVPDGEWKLIREATQRGQLTANSKFEKEISRKLGRRIELRGPGRPKKNKI